One genomic region from Clostridium saccharobutylicum DSM 13864 encodes:
- a CDS encoding class I SAM-dependent methyltransferase has translation MYLFANIFLHHVENPSIVIKEMYRILKLGGKLIITDLDEHNFEFLKTEQYDVWMGFNRKDISKWFESSGLKNITVDCAGSNCCADSKCGYGKASISIFVAYGEKI, from the coding sequence ATGTATTTATTTGCTAATATATTCTTACATCATGTTGAAAATCCAAGTATAGTAATAAAAGAAATGTACAGAATCTTAAAATTAGGCGGAAAGCTTATAATTACTGATTTAGATGAACATAACTTTGAATTTTTAAAAACTGAACAATATGATGTTTGGATGGGGTTTAACAGAAAAGATATTTCCAAATGGTTCGAAAGTTCTGGTCTTAAAAATATAACTGTAGACTGTGCAGGAAGCAATTGCTGTGCTGATTCTAAATGTGGCTACGGTAAAGCTAGTATAAGTATTTTCGTTGCATATGGAGAAAAGATTTAA
- a CDS encoding class I SAM-dependent methyltransferase, whose translation MKQSKEYFDEVASNWDNMRNNFFSDDVRKAAYKTAHVEEGKIAADIGAGTGFITEGLIKRNIKVIAVDQSFEMLNLLKDKFSHYKNLKCVQGVGENIPIEDNSVDYVFIC comes from the coding sequence ATGAAACAAAGTAAAGAATATTTTGATGAAGTTGCATCTAATTGGGACAATATGAGAAATAACTTTTTTTCAGATGACGTAAGAAAAGCAGCTTATAAAACTGCACATGTTGAAGAAGGAAAAATTGCTGCTGATATTGGGGCTGGAACTGGCTTTATCACAGAAGGATTAATTAAAAGAAATATAAAAGTCATTGCCGTTGACCAGTCATTTGAAATGCTTAATTTATTAAAAGATAAGTTTTCTCACTATAAAAATCTTAAGTGTGTTCAAGGAGTAGGTGAAAACATACCTATCGAGGATAATTCAGTAGATTATGTATTTATTTGCTAA
- a CDS encoding MarR family winged helix-turn-helix transcriptional regulator: MNDVNSKNFRELIRILDRKLGLLNKQDSCCLEVTLAQCHALVEIGRAENISLKDLANLIDLDISTMSRTVDSLVKKEFVFRTPSKTDRRSVDIKLTEKGLKLFTDIESNMDNKFKNIFNQISLENQLIVFNGLNIIIEALAKNESMSTCCNKDINNKCNKTNKN, from the coding sequence TTGAATGACGTTAATAGCAAAAATTTTAGAGAATTGATAAGAATACTAGATCGAAAACTTGGATTATTAAATAAGCAAGACAGCTGTTGCTTGGAGGTTACTTTAGCTCAATGTCATGCATTAGTCGAAATAGGACGTGCAGAAAATATTTCACTAAAAGACTTAGCTAATTTAATTGACCTGGATATTAGTACTATGAGCAGAACTGTAGACAGCCTTGTAAAAAAAGAATTTGTATTTAGAACTCCATCAAAAACAGATAGACGAAGTGTAGATATTAAATTAACAGAAAAAGGATTAAAACTTTTCACAGATATTGAAAGCAATATGGATAATAAATTCAAAAATATTTTTAATCAAATCTCGTTAGAAAACCAATTAATTGTTTTTAATGGATTAAATATTATTATTGAAGCTTTGGCTAAAAATGAAAGCATGTCTACTTGTTGTAATAAAGATATAAATAATAAGTGCAATAAAACAAATAAAAATTAA
- the nhaA gene encoding Na+/H+ antiporter NhaA: MKNKIKNKVLSPFLHFFRSESSSGIILLICAITAIIIANSNFASVYENILHTYLTIGYGEFSLSMSVIHWINDGLMAVFFLVVGMEIKREVVFGELKSFKKTILPISAAMGGMIVPAIIYSLFNYNQPTITGWGIPMATDIAFALGVLSLVAKNAPKGIVVFLTALAIVDDLGAIIVIAIFYNSQISWIALLIGLIVFIALLLANKFKVKYTSVYIILGVILWLCLLKSGIHATIAGVLLGISLPIGENIHKFKSSILYKFEHVLTPWSSYGIMPIFAFANAGITINAEGFSSNIFSPACLGIIFGLFIGKQIGIFGTSYILVKLKIAKFPSGVTKRHLYGASVLGGIGFTMSIFVSSLSFTDPSILSLAKLCIMIASILAAVYGTIVFKFIKSKSKKNTKDIKNIIESEKGLENLVKYIQTV, translated from the coding sequence ATGAAAAATAAGATTAAAAATAAAGTTTTAAGTCCATTTCTACACTTCTTTAGAAGTGAATCTTCTAGTGGCATAATACTTTTAATTTGTGCTATAACTGCAATAATAATTGCTAATTCTAATTTTGCTTCAGTGTATGAAAATATACTTCATACATATTTAACTATTGGATATGGGGAGTTCTCTCTATCAATGTCAGTTATTCATTGGATTAACGATGGATTAATGGCTGTATTTTTCTTAGTAGTTGGAATGGAAATAAAGAGAGAAGTGGTATTTGGGGAACTTAAATCATTTAAAAAGACAATACTTCCAATATCAGCAGCTATGGGAGGAATGATTGTTCCAGCAATTATTTATTCATTATTTAACTATAATCAGCCAACAATTACAGGATGGGGAATACCGATGGCAACAGATATTGCTTTTGCACTTGGAGTACTTTCTTTAGTTGCTAAAAATGCACCTAAGGGTATAGTGGTTTTTCTTACGGCATTGGCTATAGTTGATGATTTAGGAGCTATTATAGTAATAGCAATATTTTATAATAGCCAAATTTCATGGATAGCACTTTTAATAGGATTAATAGTATTTATTGCGCTTTTATTAGCTAATAAATTTAAAGTTAAATATACATCTGTTTATATTATCTTGGGAGTAATTTTATGGCTTTGTCTTCTAAAATCAGGTATACATGCAACAATTGCTGGAGTTTTACTTGGAATTTCATTACCAATTGGAGAAAATATTCATAAATTTAAATCTTCAATTTTATATAAGTTTGAACATGTTTTAACACCTTGGTCTAGTTATGGGATTATGCCAATCTTTGCTTTTGCAAATGCAGGTATAACAATTAATGCAGAAGGTTTTTCAAGTAATATATTTTCGCCAGCTTGTTTAGGAATTATATTTGGTCTTTTTATTGGCAAACAAATAGGCATATTTGGAACTTCATATATTCTAGTAAAATTAAAAATTGCTAAATTCCCATCTGGTGTAACCAAAAGGCATTTATATGGTGCAAGTGTTCTTGGAGGGATTGGATTTACCATGTCAATATTTGTTTCATCATTATCATTTACAGATCCAAGTATATTGTCTTTGGCAAAATTGTGTATTATGATTGCTTCAATTTTAGCTGCAGTATATGGCACAATAGTTTTTAAATTTATAAAATCTAAAAGTAAAAAAAATACTAAAGATATCAAAAACATTATTGAATCTGAAAAAGGACTAGAAAATCTAGTAAAATATATACAAACAGTGTAA
- a CDS encoding SulP family inorganic anion transporter produces MKEIRKEWFGNIKGDLLAGIVVCMALIPEAIGFSIVAGVDPMIGVYASFCMSLIISIFGGRTGMISATAGAMALVLASLVKEHGIEYMFLATILTGVFQVTLGFLKIGNLLKFIPRPVMIGFVNALGIMMFKSQLSYFKGSFILIILGAIGISIIYLFPKLTRAVPSPIISIIIVTLIVVIFKIDVTTLGDMGKINSDLPKFLIPNIPFNMETLKIILPYSMSLSLVGLVESLLTAQLIDDLTDTPSDKNRECVGQGLANITCGFFGGIAGCGMIGQTLINHNYGGRGRLSTLTAGTAMLISVIVLNKFVVQIPVVALGSVMVVVSITTFNWASIKRITKVPKTDTIVMISTVIVVLLTHNLAYGVILGIILSALFFASKISEIKVKKIKEDTKTIYVVNGQLFFASTLKFVNSFDFTEKIQFVNIDLSKVKIWDESAVDAIDKVVLKFHKNGVKANLIGMSNKCLELVDRMAVHNKPGGLELYGKH; encoded by the coding sequence ATGAAAGAAATTAGAAAAGAGTGGTTTGGAAATATTAAAGGAGATCTGCTGGCAGGAATAGTTGTATGTATGGCATTAATACCAGAGGCAATAGGATTTTCTATAGTAGCTGGAGTTGATCCTATGATTGGAGTATATGCATCTTTTTGTATGTCATTAATTATATCAATTTTTGGTGGAAGAACAGGAATGATTTCGGCTACAGCTGGTGCAATGGCATTAGTTTTAGCAAGTTTAGTAAAAGAACATGGAATAGAGTATATGTTTCTAGCAACAATACTTACAGGAGTATTCCAAGTTACATTAGGATTTTTAAAGATAGGAAATTTATTAAAGTTTATACCTAGGCCAGTTATGATAGGATTTGTAAATGCACTAGGAATAATGATGTTTAAGTCACAATTATCTTACTTTAAAGGATCATTCATTTTGATAATTTTAGGCGCAATAGGTATTTCAATAATTTATTTATTTCCTAAATTAACAAGAGCAGTACCATCTCCAATAATATCAATAATAATTGTTACATTAATAGTTGTTATATTTAAGATCGATGTAACTACTTTAGGGGATATGGGAAAAATAAATAGTGATTTACCAAAATTTTTAATACCTAACATACCATTTAATATGGAAACATTAAAAATAATATTACCATATTCTATGTCACTTTCATTAGTTGGTCTTGTAGAATCGTTATTAACAGCTCAGTTAATTGATGATTTAACAGATACTCCAAGTGATAAGAATAGAGAATGTGTTGGTCAAGGATTGGCTAATATAACATGTGGATTTTTTGGTGGAATAGCAGGGTGTGGAATGATCGGACAAACACTTATAAATCATAATTATGGTGGAAGAGGGCGATTATCAACTCTTACAGCAGGAACAGCCATGCTGATTTCAGTAATAGTATTAAATAAATTTGTTGTACAAATTCCAGTAGTTGCTTTAGGTTCTGTTATGGTAGTTGTATCAATAACTACATTCAATTGGGCATCAATAAAGAGAATAACAAAAGTACCAAAAACAGATACAATTGTAATGATTTCAACAGTTATAGTAGTTTTATTAACTCATAACTTAGCTTATGGAGTTATTCTTGGGATAATATTAAGTGCACTATTTTTTGCATCTAAGATATCTGAAATCAAAGTTAAGAAAATCAAAGAAGATACAAAAACTATATATGTAGTTAATGGTCAGTTATTCTTTGCATCTACACTAAAATTTGTTAATAGTTTTGATTTTACAGAAAAGATTCAATTTGTAAATATAGATTTATCTAAGGTGAAAATTTGGGATGAATCAGCAGTTGATGCTATAGATAAAGTTGTACTTAAATTTCATAAAAATGGAGTTAAAGCTAACTTGATAGGAATGAGTAATAAATGCTTAGAACTAGTTGATAGAATGGCTGTCCATAATAAACCAGGTGGATTAGAGCTATATGGAAAACATTAA
- a CDS encoding 4Fe-4S dicluster domain-containing protein: protein MIENIFKTNNLNDLIIQIPKGKLPLMAKILPKNSARIFTKTPFADMKICNKCGVCIKLCPMKAINKDTLDINEDKCIRCFSCVKRCPKKARKIVYKPKFLVSKILTIKNKNAKIPQIYI, encoded by the coding sequence ATGATAGAGAATATTTTCAAAACAAATAATTTAAATGATTTAATTATACAAATTCCAAAAGGAAAGCTGCCGTTAATGGCAAAGATTTTACCTAAGAATAGTGCTAGGATATTTACTAAAACACCTTTTGCAGATATGAAAATATGTAATAAGTGTGGTGTGTGTATAAAATTATGTCCAATGAAAGCAATAAATAAAGATACATTAGATATAAATGAGGATAAGTGTATTCGTTGTTTTAGTTGTGTAAAGAGATGTCCTAAAAAGGCTAGGAAAATTGTTTATAAGCCAAAATTTTTGGTTTCTAAAATATTGACTATAAAAAATAAAAATGCAAAGATACCACAAATATATATTTAG
- a CDS encoding GNAT family N-acetyltransferase, which yields MNTEIRTIEELTINAFPALQTEIYDGWILRFSNVYTYRANCICPIYSSENNILDKLHFCENKYISRGLPSIFKITSNTDNELDRTLENKGYRKVKTVNLMYRSIEAMSIGNIEGVEISNHIDDEWLDASISLSEIKRIDLQEIQCKMLKNIASSLVCVKAKENGLVVGCGLGIIDNGFIGLYDIHVDKKYRRRGIGLNICKAILKFGIENNVDKAYLQVHSLNDKAINMYNTF from the coding sequence ATGAATACAGAAATAAGAACAATAGAGGAACTTACAATAAATGCATTTCCTGCATTACAAACAGAAATATATGATGGATGGATATTACGTTTTTCAAATGTATATACTTATAGAGCAAATTGTATATGTCCAATTTATTCTTCAGAAAATAACATTTTAGACAAGCTACATTTTTGTGAAAATAAATATATAAGTAGAGGACTACCATCAATTTTTAAAATTACTAGTAATACAGATAATGAACTAGATAGAACTTTAGAGAATAAGGGTTATAGAAAAGTTAAGACTGTCAATCTTATGTATCGTTCAATTGAAGCAATGTCAATTGGCAATATAGAAGGGGTTGAGATTAGTAATCATATTGATGATGAATGGCTAGATGCATCTATTAGTCTGAGTGAAATAAAAAGAATTGATTTACAAGAAATACAGTGTAAAATGCTGAAAAACATTGCGAGTAGCCTTGTATGTGTGAAAGCCAAAGAAAATGGACTAGTTGTAGGATGCGGTCTGGGAATTATTGATAATGGATTTATTGGTTTATATGATATCCATGTTGATAAGAAATACAGAAGAAGGGGAATTGGATTAAATATTTGTAAGGCTATTTTAAAGTTTGGTATAGAAAATAATGTTGATAAGGCTTATTTACAGGTTCATAGTTTAAATGATAAGGCAATCAACATGTATAATACTTTTTAG
- a CDS encoding HD-GYP domain-containing protein → MINFEMYHDIIEALTAALDAKDVYTAGHSTRVGNMAYDLGKKLSLDNSNLQILHIAGHLHDIGKIGVSDNVLNKKGKLDLNEWEQMKMHPEIGYNILKKTKSLKEISHIVLHHHERWDGSGYPSKLSKEQIPLGSRIIAICDSIDAMRSNRPYKQLISNIECYNEILQNSGIMYDPKIADCIIENWNTIVVPYYL, encoded by the coding sequence ATGATAAATTTTGAAATGTACCATGATATTATAGAAGCACTAACTGCAGCATTAGATGCAAAAGATGTTTATACAGCAGGTCATTCTACTCGAGTAGGTAATATGGCATATGATTTAGGTAAAAAATTAAGTCTAGATAATTCTAATTTACAAATTCTTCATATTGCTGGACATTTACATGATATTGGGAAAATAGGCGTATCAGATAATGTATTAAATAAAAAAGGTAAACTTGATTTAAATGAATGGGAACAAATGAAAATGCATCCTGAAATAGGATATAACATATTAAAAAAGACAAAAAGTTTAAAAGAAATTTCACATATAGTTTTGCATCATCATGAAAGATGGGATGGATCTGGATACCCATCTAAATTATCTAAAGAACAAATTCCTTTAGGATCTCGGATAATAGCTATTTGTGATTCTATAGATGCTATGAGAAGCAACAGACCTTATAAACAATTAATAAGTAATATTGAGTGCTATAATGAAATATTACAAAATAGTGGAATAATGTATGACCCTAAAATAGCTGATTGTATAATTGAAAATTGGAATACAATTGTAGTGCCATATTATTTATGA
- the rpsD gene encoding 30S ribosomal protein S4: MAKMRTPRFKLCRRLGLNVIGHPNAMKRTDNGSARNARKLSAYGIQLLEKQRLRSYYGVMEKQFSTYVKKSLKDKEQTGYSLIKRLECRLDNIVYRLGFANSVAGARQMVVHGHFLVNDSKVNIPSFNVNIGDVITLREKSQKNETFKNNFLSNILNTYPYLDKNENEFSGTLLRYPLRNEVPIEINDSLVVEFYSKLS, from the coding sequence ATGGCAAAAATGAGAACACCAAGATTTAAATTATGTAGAAGATTAGGATTAAATGTAATTGGTCATCCTAATGCAATGAAAAGAACTGATAACGGCAGTGCTAGAAATGCTAGAAAGCTTTCTGCTTACGGAATTCAGTTGTTAGAAAAACAAAGATTAAGATCATATTACGGAGTTATGGAAAAACAATTCTCTACTTATGTAAAAAAATCTCTAAAAGATAAAGAACAAACTGGGTATTCTTTAATTAAGAGATTAGAATGCAGACTTGACAATATTGTTTACAGGTTAGGATTTGCGAATTCTGTAGCAGGGGCACGTCAGATGGTAGTACATGGTCATTTCTTAGTAAATGACAGTAAAGTAAATATTCCATCATTTAATGTAAATATAGGCGATGTAATTACTTTAAGAGAAAAATCACAAAAAAATGAAACTTTTAAAAATAATTTTCTATCTAATATTCTTAATACTTACCCATATTTAGATAAAAATGAAAATGAATTTTCAGGTACTCTTCTAAGATATCCTCTTAGAAATGAAGTTCCTATTGAAATTAATGATTCATTAGTTGTAGAATTCTATTCAAAATTAAGTTAA
- a CDS encoding helix-turn-helix domain-containing protein translates to MNSFFEKLLLPQLTQMEMNLDERIRHCNNNVELKYSCNPKLGDGSIYANCFKDLFIIYIYDITPKITFNINYASPEYYQISTLNNNTAQYIYPYSKYSYPNNNVKNIISYYSPKGIFNNLIEKNFHFKSFNITLSKPFIKTLDIDENTLLNKCFNGQSIEFPYIKSVLTQIFKTPVDSSCAALYYRGKILELLSLIIQHNKNSSLNQVVLSKEDHELLLNVANYLEKNYRNSIDIKTLEQLFYIGRSKLSQIFKAKFNMSITEYLRNIRLNHARNFLENTSLSILDIAKLVGYKNQGSFAEFFKIETGFTPTQFRRKTLEIFKPSKNNTNSLYD, encoded by the coding sequence ATGAACAGTTTTTTTGAAAAATTACTCTTACCACAATTAACTCAAATGGAAATGAACTTAGATGAAAGAATAAGACATTGTAATAACAATGTAGAATTAAAATATTCTTGTAATCCTAAATTAGGTGATGGTAGTATTTATGCTAATTGTTTTAAAGATTTATTTATTATTTACATTTATGATATTACTCCAAAAATAACTTTTAATATAAATTATGCTTCTCCTGAATATTATCAAATTTCAACTCTTAACAATAATACTGCTCAATACATCTATCCTTATTCTAAATATTCATACCCTAATAATAATGTTAAAAATATAATCAGCTATTATTCTCCTAAAGGTATATTTAATAACTTAATAGAAAAGAACTTTCACTTTAAAAGTTTTAATATTACACTGTCCAAACCTTTTATTAAAACTTTAGATATAGATGAAAATACATTATTAAATAAATGTTTTAATGGACAATCTATAGAATTTCCTTATATTAAGTCAGTACTAACTCAAATTTTTAAGACACCAGTTGATTCTTCTTGTGCCGCTCTTTATTATCGCGGAAAAATTCTTGAATTATTATCATTAATCATTCAACATAATAAAAATTCTTCGTTAAATCAAGTTGTTCTCTCTAAAGAAGATCATGAACTTCTGCTTAATGTAGCTAACTATCTTGAAAAAAATTATCGCAACTCCATAGACATTAAAACTCTTGAACAATTATTTTACATAGGCAGAAGCAAATTATCACAAATTTTCAAAGCTAAATTCAATATGTCGATAACTGAATATTTAAGAAACATTCGACTTAATCACGCCAGAAACTTCCTTGAAAATACGTCACTATCAATCCTTGATATTGCTAAATTAGTAGGATATAAAAATCAAGGTAGTTTTGCTGAATTTTTCAAAATAGAAACTGGTTTTACCCCAACTCAGTTTAGACGTAAAACCTTGGAGATTTTTAAACCATCGAAAAATAATACAAATTCACTATATGATTAA
- a CDS encoding salicylate synthase, with protein sequence MKYNEFQMNIDLKDNFDKYILATKICSEKKNVNHMLYESDDVIYVGIGEYSSIQVTEDTIVLETQSSVKQWDIKDLNIDLEIAFSEIQLEEWRAYGIANFGLAKFNYGLPLNNESNKLLKLFIPEIEYQITDESLKVRALQEKELNGISEKLKLLIEDIDNVKNTIDMKNKLEIQEIFSYDQEYYKDIVSKGVAEIKNKTYKKVILSRKIPIKENLDMELSYLVGRRANTPARSYILKFDDLQAFGFSPETVAEIDRERNVYTFPLAGTRAFFEDREKSDKLRRELLDDTKEIAEHAVSVKLADEELQQVCKMDTVVVTEFMSIMERGTVQHIGSRLRGTIKDEYNSWYAFNKLFPAVTASGIPKKESIDAIGRLEKDARDLYSGSVLIYDSNGALDAALVLRTIFQNSKETWIRAGAGIIEMSKPKREFEETCEKLSSVSKQLIKKE encoded by the coding sequence ATGAAATATAATGAATTTCAAATGAATATAGACTTAAAGGATAATTTTGATAAATATATACTTGCAACAAAAATTTGTAGTGAAAAGAAGAATGTAAATCATATGCTTTATGAATCTGATGATGTGATTTATGTAGGAATAGGGGAATATAGTAGCATTCAGGTAACAGAAGATACTATAGTATTAGAAACTCAATCATCAGTTAAACAGTGGGATATAAAAGATCTTAATATAGATTTAGAGATTGCATTTTCTGAAATCCAATTAGAAGAGTGGCGTGCATATGGTATTGCAAACTTTGGACTTGCCAAATTTAATTATGGCCTCCCATTAAATAATGAAAGTAATAAACTTTTGAAGCTATTTATTCCAGAGATAGAGTATCAAATCACCGATGAAAGTTTAAAAGTTCGTGCTTTACAGGAGAAAGAATTAAATGGTATATCTGAAAAGTTAAAATTACTTATTGAAGATATTGACAATGTAAAGAATACTATAGATATGAAAAATAAATTAGAGATACAAGAAATTTTCTCTTATGACCAAGAGTATTATAAGGATATAGTTTCTAAAGGTGTTGCGGAAATAAAAAATAAAACTTATAAGAAGGTTATTCTTTCTAGAAAAATTCCGATTAAAGAAAACTTGGATATGGAGTTAAGTTATTTAGTAGGACGAAGGGCAAATACTCCGGCTAGATCCTATATACTAAAGTTTGATGATTTACAGGCATTTGGTTTTAGTCCAGAAACAGTGGCAGAGATTGATAGAGAAAGAAATGTTTACACATTTCCTTTAGCAGGTACTCGAGCGTTTTTTGAAGACAGAGAAAAAAGTGATAAATTAAGACGTGAATTATTAGATGATACAAAAGAGATTGCTGAGCATGCAGTTTCAGTAAAATTAGCAGATGAAGAATTACAGCAGGTTTGCAAGATGGATACTGTAGTAGTTACAGAATTTATGTCTATCATGGAGAGAGGGACAGTGCAACATATTGGATCGAGACTTAGAGGAACCATAAAGGATGAATATAATTCTTGGTATGCATTTAATAAACTTTTCCCAGCAGTTACTGCTTCAGGAATTCCTAAAAAGGAATCTATAGATGCTATTGGCAGATTAGAAAAAGATGCAAGAGATTTATACAGTGGTAGTGTATTGATTTATGATTCTAATGGCGCCTTGGATGCTGCATTAGTATTGCGTACAATTTTTCAAAATTCAAAGGAAACTTGGATTCGAGCCGGAGCTGGTATTATAGAGATGTCGAAACCGAAACGAGAATTTGAAGAAACCTGTGAAAAATTGAGTAGTGTTTCTAAGCAGTTAATTAAGAAAGAATAG
- a CDS encoding GHKL domain-containing protein: MILEVKNNFEYEPVLVKNGFIISKRCKENHGTSIHIVEKVVQKFSGKLKIDIDSNEFVASIIFQVLRNAKTYGNRFEVW, translated from the coding sequence GTGATATTGGAAGTGAAAAATAATTTTGAATATGAACCGGTATTGGTAAAGAATGGTTTTATAATCAGTAAAAGGTGTAAGGAAAATCATGGCACAAGTATTCATATAGTTGAAAAGGTGGTACAGAAATTTAGTGGAAAATTAAAGATTGATATAGATTCAAATGAATTTGTGGCAAGTATTATATTTCAAGTATTAAGAAATGCCAAAACATATGGGAATAGATTTGAAGTATGGTAA
- a CDS encoding thioesterase II family protein: MQHTKQLIKGTAGIKANGKILVCFPFAGGGASTYNGWKRSLDEVANVYSVQLPGREDRIMEEPYKDMRKLVEDITEELCLCSNNAIYLFGHSMGAKIAYEVARSMEASGRMVKMLIVSGSRVPHILESNPIYNLPDEQFAKAIVRFDGIPKEILDNKELLKFFLPMLKADFTMDEKYHTTEVVKLSCPITAFGGISDKEADEEAMNKWQEYTKSHFKIFMFEGKHFFIRDKEAEILNIILHQIKSF, encoded by the coding sequence ATGCAACACACAAAACAACTTATTAAAGGAACAGCTGGTATAAAAGCAAATGGCAAAATATTAGTCTGTTTTCCATTTGCTGGCGGAGGAGCATCTACATATAACGGGTGGAAAAGATCGCTTGATGAAGTTGCGAATGTATATTCGGTTCAGCTGCCAGGGCGGGAAGATAGGATTATGGAAGAACCATATAAGGACATGAGAAAACTGGTTGAAGATATTACAGAGGAGCTATGTCTGTGCAGTAATAATGCAATTTATTTGTTTGGTCATAGTATGGGAGCGAAAATTGCATATGAAGTTGCAAGAAGTATGGAAGCTAGTGGAAGGATGGTAAAAATGCTTATTGTATCAGGAAGCAGAGTACCGCATATTCTAGAATCTAATCCTATTTATAATTTGCCAGATGAACAATTTGCAAAAGCTATAGTACGCTTTGATGGAATACCTAAAGAGATTCTTGATAATAAGGAATTATTGAAATTCTTCTTGCCTATGTTAAAAGCAGATTTTACCATGGATGAAAAATATCATACAACTGAAGTTGTTAAGCTGTCATGCCCAATTACTGCTTTTGGAGGGATTTCAGATAAAGAAGCAGATGAAGAAGCAATGAATAAATGGCAGGAGTATACAAAGTCACATTTTAAAATTTTTATGTTTGAGGGAAAGCATTTTTTTATAAGAGATAAAGAAGCAGAAATTCTTAATATAATTTTACATCAAATAAAAAGTTTTTAA
- a CDS encoding 4'-phosphopantetheinyl transferase family protein produces MKLKFFTNKDLFQLSQIQLQEQENHVWIICWKDIAYWINSNKNVLNEKELKKAEKFYFLQDKMRYMTGRILTKNLSAHYLLLENKGIHIKYNSHGKPLIVSDKKKIYYNISHSGDYVLLAFTYDGEIGIDVEEEKWIHEYKELSREFHKEEYEHIYKTNDIHIFYKFWTAKEAYVKAVGQGLQIKLNSFCIRDDGIYKDDSKLDCYNIFIFRVAYLYTAALVVSNR; encoded by the coding sequence ATGAAATTGAAATTTTTTACGAATAAGGATTTATTTCAGTTATCTCAAATACAATTACAAGAACAAGAAAATCATGTATGGATAATTTGCTGGAAAGATATTGCTTATTGGATTAACAGTAACAAAAATGTTCTTAATGAGAAAGAACTTAAGAAGGCAGAAAAATTTTATTTTTTACAAGATAAAATGCGATATATGACGGGAAGGATTTTAACAAAAAATTTATCAGCACATTATTTACTTCTAGAGAATAAAGGAATACATATTAAATACAATTCACATGGCAAGCCTCTTATAGTAAGTGATAAAAAGAAAATATATTATAATATATCTCATTCTGGAGATTATGTTCTATTGGCTTTCACTTATGATGGAGAAATAGGCATTGATGTAGAAGAAGAAAAATGGATTCATGAATATAAAGAACTTTCAAGGGAATTTCATAAAGAAGAATATGAGCATATATATAAAACTAATGATATTCATATTTTTTATAAGTTCTGGACAGCTAAAGAAGCATATGTAAAAGCTGTAGGACAAGGCTTGCAGATCAAGTTAAATAGTTTTTGTATTAGAGATGATGGAATTTATAAAGATGATAGTAAATTAGATTGTTATAATATATTTATTTTTAGAGTAGCTTATTTATATACAGCTGCACTTGTTGTAAGTAATAGATAA